The Apium graveolens cultivar Ventura chromosome 10, ASM990537v1, whole genome shotgun sequence nucleotide sequence CATAGCTTCTCGGCTATCTCCTCAGCCTATGGCACCGCATCATTTAAAacaaaattaatatatatatattatagaaCAGAATAAAATATCCAAGGAAGTTAAAGGAAGGATTACAAACTAACACGAAAGCTGAACATCAAAAAGTAGAGGGCACAGTGAAAAACATACCACATTCTTGGTCATAAGTTTGTCCTTCAAAGCTTTCAGTGCTGGTTCTAGGTCCGCCTTCTCCAAATTTGCTTTCCCCGCAATACTGAAGACAAAGATTAATTAACTGATGCAGGCATCCAAAGAATATAATTATTTTAGAAATAAAAAATGAATATTAGAGGAGTGCAATCATGTATCATAACCTTAAGTCACTGACAAGTAGAATTTgatttgaaatatatataagctTATCACGCCATTGGGGTTGGTAAATAAAGAAacacatataaattaaaaaaaattatatgccCCAACGTTATataaacattttaaaaatatgattCCCATCACACAATCCACTAAGTCCTAATTTTAAATGTTCATTCGATGTTAGAAGGATGCATGTATGtaagaaaatgaaagaaaaataaaagCAATCAAGGAATGAGGAAATTTGCTTACCTCTGGAACATTGAAGAGAACCAACCCTTCTTTTTTGTATCTGGCTTTTTATCCATCTTGCCATCCTCGTTGTCCTCATCCTCACTATCATCAGAATCGCTGTCGCTGCTAAGTATCTCCTCTTTGTCCATCATACTCTCACCTTCATTGGCTGCTACAACCACAATATTTTCATCTCCATTCACTGGATCTGTAAAATCCAACTTGGACTCCACCGGTGCCTCGTCCCAGACTCTATTCTTTTTTGTTATCTTTTTCTTTGGTTCCACTTTGGGAACCTTGTTAACAACAGCATTAGTTTTCTTTGAACCTTGAGCTCTTAATTTTTGTAGCTTATTTACATCAAAAGCCCCATTATTGGAACTCTCATTTTCTTTACCATTGGTACTACCCTTTGCAGTGGATTTCCCGTAGCCATCACGGTTACCATTAGCAAGACCATTACCATTTTCTGATTTACGACCTTTTGATTTTTCACCATCTCCACCATCACTTCCCGAATCACTGCTGCTTTTTTTATTATCACCTCCTGTAAGACCTATCTTCTGCACTTTTCCTTGCTTCTTACTTAGATTGTTGTTACTCACTGGTTTCGCCACTTGATTTGATTTCTTCATATCTTCTACACGAGCTTCCGCCTCCTTCCTGAGCTGCCTGAATTTCTCATCAAAATCATTATACACCATCTTTTTAGAATCATAAATCTCCGAGAACTCTCGCTTAACCATAGCTAATAGATCATCCACGTACAAAAGATGGAAAATCTTCTGATACACCGCAACAAAGACAAGGTTGAGTTCGTTATGGAATGTCCACTTAAGAGTGTATGCAGCACCAGGTGCATCATAGTTGTACGATGCAGCACCGGATCTTTCCTCTAGTAGGCAGGACCTGATCAATGTGTCAATGGGTGATCCTTTGAGCGCATTTCCGAGCTCATTACAAGTCCAGAGAATCAGTCCTCCTCTAGTGAAAATTAGTAACTGCTCTAACATGGCTAAAAACTAGATCCCTACCTGCAACAAAACACCACATAAACCAATAAGGACTGATACTATAAACCCTTGAAACAGCTATGCAATTTGTTTACATTTCCAAATAAACAGTGTAGGCAATGATTACATCAATAAACCTTGTTCATAGACCAAACATATCAGTCTCAAATTAAAATGAATTTGTTTTGATCGATAATTACAACTAATAATACAAAATCCCGATAAATCCGACATCGCCTACCAGATAACG carries:
- the LOC141690120 gene encoding uncharacterized protein LOC141690120; this translates as MLEQLLIFTRGGLILWTCNELGNALKGSPIDTLIRSCLLEERSGAASYNYDAPGAAYTLKWTFHNELNLVFVAVYQKIFHLLYVDDLLAMVKREFSEIYDSKKMVYNDFDEKFRQLRKEAEARVEDMKKSNQVAKPVSNNNLSKKQGKVQKIGLTGGDNKKSSSDSGSDGGDGEKSKGRKSENGNGLANGNRDGYGKSTAKGSTNGKENESSNNGAFDVNKLQKLRAQGSKKTNAVVNKVPKVEPKKKITKKNRVWDEAPVESKLDFTDPVNGDENIVVVAANEGESMMDKEEILSSDSDSDDSEDEDNEDGKMDKKPDTKKKGWFSSMFQSIAGKANLEKADLEPALKALKDKLMTKNVAEEIAEKLCESVAASLEGKKLGSFTRISSTVQAAMEEALVRILTPRRSIDILRDVHAAKEQSKPYVVVFVGVNGVGKSTNLAKVAYWLQQHNINVMMAACDTFRSGAVEQLRTHARRLQIPIFEKGYEKDPAIVAKEAIQEASRNGSDVVLVDTAGRMQDNEPLMRALSKLVYVNSPDLVLFVGEALVGNDAVDQLSKFNQKLADLSPSPNPRLIDGILLTKFDTIDDKVGAALSMVYISGSPVMFVGCGQSYTDLKKLNVKSIIKALLK